Proteins encoded within one genomic window of Agelaius phoeniceus isolate bAgePho1 chromosome Z, bAgePho1.hap1, whole genome shotgun sequence:
- the LOC143692107 gene encoding SWI/SNF-related matrix-associated actin-dependent regulator of chromatin subfamily A member 5-like: MTRVLDILEDYCMWRNYEYCRLDGQTPHNERQASINAFNDPDSSKFVFMLSTRAGGLGINLATADVVILFDSDWNPQVDLQAMDRAHRIGQTKTVRVFRFITDNTVEERIVERAEMKLRLDSIVIQQGRLVDQNLNKLGKDEMLQMIRHGATHVFASKDSEITDEDIDHILERGAKKTAEMNEKLSKMGESSLRNFTMDTESSVYNFEGEDYREKQKLAFTEWIEPPKRERKANYAVDAYFREALRVSEPKAPKAPRPPKQPNVQDFQFFPPRLFELLEKEILYDRKTIGYKVPRNPDLPNAAQAQKEEQLKIDEAEPLNDEELEEKEKLLTRVLSVLQ, translated from the exons ATGACAAGAGTTCTAGATATTTTGGAAGATTACTGTATGTGGAGAAATTACGAATATTGCAGACTGGATGGACAAACTCCTCACAATGAGCGACAG GCTTCCATTAATGCATTCAATGATCCTGACAGCTCAAAATTTGTGTTCATGTTGAGTACACGAGCAGGAGGTCTTGGAATCAATCTGGCTACTGCTGATGTTGTAATTCTCTTTGATtcagactggaatccacaagtAGATCTCCAGGCTATG GATCGAGCGCACAGAATTGGGCAGACCAAGACTGTCCGTGTGTTCAGGTTTATTACAGACAATACCGTGGAGGAAAGGATAGTGGAGCGTGCAGAAATGAAACTGCGCCTGGATTCCATAGTCATCCAGCAAG GAAGATTGGTGGATCAAAACCTGAATAAACTTGGAAAGGATGAAATGCTGCAAATGATCAGACATGGAGCAACACACGTGTTTGCTTCAAAGGATAGTGAGATTACAGATGAAGATATTGATCACATTTTGGAAAGAGGGGCAAAGAAG ACTGCGGAAATGAACGAAAAACTTTCAAAGATGGGTGAAAGCTCCCTTAGGAATTTTACTATGGATACTGAATCTAGCGTGTATAATTTTGAAGGGGAAGactacagagaaaaacagaag ttGGCATTTACAGAGTGGATTGAACCCcctaaaagagaaagaaaagccaatTATGCTGTGGATGCTTATTTCAGAGAGGCTCTTCGAGTCAGTGAACCAAAAGCACCCAAG GCTCCACGGCCTCCAAAACAGCCAAATGTACAGGACTTCCAGTTCTTTCCTCCTCGCCTGTTTGAACTGTTGGAAAAAGAGATTCTCTACGACAGGAAAACAATTGGTTACAAG GTACCTCGTAATCCTGATCTCCCAAATGCAGCCCAAGCACAAAAGGAAGAGCAGCTTAAGATTGATGAGGCTGAACCTCTTAATGATGAAGaactagaagaaaaagagaaacttcTAACCCGGGTATTGTCGGTTCTTCAGTGA